From the genome of Gemmatimonadaceae bacterium:
CTCCTCGACCGCGTAGACGGGCACGATGTTCGGGTGGGAGAAGCTCGCCGCCATTCGCGTCTCGCGAAGAAACCGATCGCGAAGGGCGGACGCGGTCGCGAACTCGGCGGGCAATACCTTGAGGGCGACCGGACGTCCCAGCTTCACGTCGCGCGCCAGATACACGGCCCCCATGCCGCCGCGACCGAGCTCCCGCTCGATCTCGTATCGTCCGCCGAGTCGCTGCTGAAGGTCGCCGAGGCTCGTCATCGCGGCGAGAATATACCGCGAAGCGTCCGTGCGTTCACTGCGCGGCCAAAAGCGATGCCAGCGTGTCGAGGGCCGTGTCCACGTCCTCGACCGAGCTATAGAAGTGCGGCGATAGCCGGATCACGGGTCCGCGCGCCGACGCGATGACGCCTCGCTCGCGCATCTTCGATTCGACGAGGTGCGAGTCGCCGACGACGAATGCCGTGGTCGCGGTCTTGTGCGTCATGTCATCCGTGCCAAGCAGCTCGAGCCCGCGGGCGCGCCCACCGTCGATCAGCCGCTGCCCGAGGACCTCGAGCCACGAGCGAATCGCCGGAACTCCGATATCGTTGATGATCCGCATTCCGGCACGCGCGACGTAGGCGTTCACGATCGGTGGCGTTCCGGTGTCGAACCGGCTCGCCGACGCGGACCAGTCCAGCCGCTTCACCGCGAAGTCGAACGGATTGGCGCGGCCGAACCACCCGGTCACCGCGGGCTCGAGCGTCGCGGCGAGATCCCGCCGCACGTAGAGAAACGCGATTCCAGGAATCCCCATGAGAAACTTGAGATTCCCCGCAGCCAAGAAGTCCAAGCCGAGCGTTCGAACGTCGATCGGCACCGTTCCCAGCGTTTGGTAGCCGTCGACGTAGAGCAGCGCGCCGCGGTCGTGCGCCGCGCCCGCCAAGTGAGCGAGATCCTGCTTGAATCCGTTGAGGAAGTAGCCGTGCGTCGCCGAAACGATCGCCGTTCGGTCGTCCACGACGCGCTCGTACTCGCGCTCGTCGATCCGCCCGTCGTATACGGGGATCCACTCGACGTGCGCGCCGCGCCCCCGCTGCGCGAGCCACACGTGGCCGATCGTCGGAAACTCGGCCTCGGTTACCACGACCTTCGTACGACCGCGCGCGAAATCGATCGCGCTCGCGACCGCGCTCGTCGCCTCGGAGACCGAACTGAAGACGGCGATTTCGCCTGGCGATGCATTGATCAGCCGCGCGAACTCAGCCTTCGCCGCATCCACCTCCGCCATCCACGCATCCCAATCCATGGCGCGCGTACTCCACGACTCCAGATACCGCTCCGCCGCCGCTCGCGTCGCGATCGTCTGCGGCGCCTGCGAGCAATTGTTCATCGGAATCGTCGTGGCGAGGATCGGAATCCCCGCACGCGCGGCAGCCAGATCGTACGCGGGCAGGACGGCGGTCTCGGGCATGGCTCGAATCTGAGCCCGGGCTCGGCGATGGCAACCCTGTTGTAGCACACGCTCGGCGTGTGACGCTCGAGTGCCCCCCAGCGTTTAGCGCGAGGTCTCGATTACGTCGCTGTACGTCGCGAGCTTGCCGGCGCGGAATGCCGTCACTTGCGCGAGCATCGACCCCAGCATCTGTCGCGCGCGCATGTACCCCCCAAACGGCGGCGCCCCTCGGTAGTAGACCGCGCCGTCGAACACGGACCGGATGAACGTGCTCGTCGAATCGAGCGGCAGCTCGCCGACGTTGTCGAAGAAATGCCGCCAGTCGTCACCCTGCTGAAACAGGTACTGCTCGACGTTCGACAGATAAAAAGCGGTGACGCCGGCGTGGTGGTCCTTGAGGTACGTGCCCACGGCGCGGATGGCGGTCGGACCGGCGAAGTCCCCGACGAGCGGAACGACCAGGTTGTCCGTCTCGAGCTGCTTGAGCGCGCGGAAGTTCGCCTCGTTCGCCATGTAGCTGCGATGAAGCCCGGCGCTGTCCGTCTCGATCTGCAGCTGCGCGAAGCTCGGCATGCGGCCGTAACCCGAATTGCGCGATTGGCTCGAGTTGTACGTGATGTCCGGCCCGTATGCGACGAATGACCGATACACGTAGCCGATCGACGCCGTGTCATCGGAGGTAAGCGCGAAATGATGCTTCTTCGACAGTTGGTCGATGATCGACGCCATGTTGCGGCGGTACGCGGCGCTGTCCGGCGGCACGAGCTGGTACGCGACGAAGAGCGACTCGGGTGCCGTCAGCGTGTCGAGATGCGCCGGACGCGGACGCGAGAACAATCGCGACAGAAAATCGGCGCGGTCGGCCGACTGCTCGATCAGCGCCTTGTACATCAGGTGCGTCAGCATGTTCTGACGCCTGATGTCGAAGATGAATGCGATCTTCGGATGCAGCGCGACCAGGTACGTGAAGTTCTGATCGGGCCCGACGCCGAGGTACACACCGCCCGGCTTCGTTGTGCGGAGAAGCTCGGGGATCACCCATTGATAGCTCGTCTCGTTCGAGACGAAGTTGTCCGAGCGAAAGTAGCCCCCGGGCTCCGACGTGGTCGTGACCAGCCGCCAGAATGTGCTGTCGGCGAGCCGCGTCGGGAGCGCCTCCCACCGATTGCTGCTGGCAAGCTCCTGGGCGGCTACACGCGCCGGCCGAACGGCGAGGAGTCCCAGGGGCACCACGAGTCGCGCGAGCCGCGACGTCCATCTGCGCGTCCATCTTCCGCGAGCACCGAGCATGACTGCCATGACGAGTCCGGTCGTCCGATGATCCGTGAAGATGAATGCAGCTTACAAGCCGCGGTAGCCCGACCAAAGAAAACAGCGGCGCAGCGGAGAGTCCGCTACGCCGCTGTCGTTCTACATCGCGAATCGCAAAGGCGGCGCGATCTCGAACGCGAGGTCTTCGTTACTGCCACATCAGGTTGAAATCGTAATATCCGTAGCCGCCCTGCGGGTCTCGAATGCGTATCACGGTCGTATAGTTGTTCCACGACGCAGGCTGCTGCACCACGGTTACGCTGCCTCGACCGCTGTTCTGAACAACCGCCACGTTCGCGTTGCCACGCGGCATGTCCATGTTGCCGGCGTCGAAGCGCTCGTTCATCAATTGCTTGCCGCTGAGCGTGCGCGAGAAGACGCGGCCGTTCTGGATGCGAAGCTCGACTTGGTCGTCGACCTGGCCGCTCCAGTGCAGCATGGTGCGATTGCCATTGCGCCCGCGGTCGCCGCGGTCGCCGCGGTCGCCATAGCCGCCGTTGCTATTGTTCGGATAGTCACGGTCGCGTCCACGGCCTCGGCCCGGCCAACCGACGTACTCGCCGTTGGAGTAGCCCTCCCAATATCCGACGAGACGATACGAGTCCGACCCGCTGCGCGGGTCCTGAATGCGGACGACCGTCGTGAAGCCGTTCTGCGCATTCGGCTGCTGAATCACGGCGACGTCACCCCGGCCTTGCATCACCTGCACGCGAACGACGCCGTTCTGCCGAGGCAGGTCGGTCATCGCCCGGCCGCGCTGGAAGTTGGGCTCGGTTGCGCCGATTTTCTGCGTCCAGATCTGATTGCCCCGCATATAGATCTGAACCTCGCGGTCGACTCGACCGGTCCAGTCGAAAAGCTGCTGACCCTGCGCCATGACCACCGGTGCCGCGCCGACGAGGGCGGCGGCTGCCAATGGAATCGAGCGCTGAATCCACGTGAGTTTTGACATTTTCTTGCTCCTGGTTGAGACCGGCCCGGGTTTGGTGGCCGGCCTGAGCCCATTGTTTCGCAGCGCCCATGCCGCACCGGCCCGTTCACGCTGGAACTCGGCTCTGCATGCTGTAAGTTCTTGTCGTTACGTTCTTTAGGCGATCCTGACACCGCCAGGTAACCGCGCATTTGTGACGCGCGCCGCAGCCATGCCTAGGCACATCGTCCCCGCCCCTGGACAGTTTTGCGTCCGACGTTCAAGACAGCCGCGTTCGCCGAGAAACTACTGGCCGGCCCACCCTCGTTCGGCCAGGTTTCCGCGCCCATGCTTTCGCGTTCCATAAACCAGCTCGACGCCACCGCGCTCGTCGTCGGCATCATCATTGGCGCGTCGATCTTCGTGCAGCCGTCGGTGATCACCGGCGCGGTTCCGACCGTGAGCGGCGTCTTCGCCGTCTGGCTCGCCTCGGGAGTTCTGACGCTCTTCGGCGCGCTGATCGCGGCCGAGCTCGCGTCGGCCTTCCCGCGCGCGGGCGGCGTTTACGTCTTCTTGAAAGAGAGCTTCTCGCCTGCCGTCGGGTTTTTGTGGGGCTGGGCGATGTTCTGGACGATGCACACCGGAATCATCGCGGTCATCGCGACCGTCTTCGCGCGCTACGCCACGTTCTTTTTCCCGACCAACGACTTCGGCGCGCGCGCCATCGCGGTCGGCGCCGTGGTGATCCTCACGGCGATCAATTACGTCGGCGTGAAGCAGGGGAGCGTCGTGCAGACGACGTTCACGCTGCTCAAGGTCGCGGCCATCGTCCTCATCATCGCCGTCGCGTTCGCGCTCGGGCCGCGCTCGCCCCTCACCCCTGGCGTCTCGACTGCCGGTGGCTCGCTGACTCTCTCGAGCGTTCCGCCCGCCATCGTCGCCGGCCTATTTGCGTTCGGCGGATGGCACATGGTCACGTACGCGGCCGAGGAGACGCGGACTCCGGAGCGCACGATTCCGCGTGCGCTCGTCGCGGGCGTGCTGCTGGTTACTGCCTGCTACATCGCGCTCAACGCGGCCTACTTCCACGTGCTGAGCCCCGATCGGATCGCGGGCTCCTCGCGCGTCGCGGCCGACGCGGCCGACGCGGTACTCGGACGGGGCGGCGCCGCGCTCATGTCAGCCATCGTCGCCGTGTCCACCTTCGGTGCGCTGAACGGCGTGATTCTCTCCGGCCCGCGCGCCTACCTCGCGATGGCGCGCGACGGGCTGCTCGCGTCGTGGGCCGCCGCGATCCATCCGCGCTTCCGCACCCCGCACCGGGCGATCCTCCTTCAAGGCGCGTGGGCGGTGATTCTCGTCTCCACGGGCACCTATCGCGCGCTCTTCACGCGCGTCGTGTACACCGAATGGATCTTCTTCGCGCTCATGGCGGCCGGGCTCTTTCGTCTGCGGGCACGCGGCACCTATCAACCGGCGTACCGCGTGTGGGGCTTTCCGGCGGTGCCGATCATTTTCATTCTGGCGTCCGGCTTCATTGTGGCGCACCAGCTCGTAACCGACGCGGCGAACGCGTGGACGGGGCTCCTCTTCGTCGCGGCCGGGTTGCCCGTCTACCTTGTCTTCTTCCGCAAGTCCTCCCTCTCGCAAACTCCACGACATGCTGATTGACGTTCACAACCACTTCTATCCGCCCGAATATCTCGACGCGCTCAAGGCCGGCGACAGCGCGGTCAAGCTGACGATTGACGCCGAGGGCAATCCATGTCTCCACTATCCCGGTGACTACAACGTCGCCGTGCGCGGACATCGGGACATCGGGTATCGCCAGGACGTTCTGATCAAAGAAGGCGTCGACACGCAGATCATCACCTTTACGACGCCGGGCACGCACGTCGAGCCGCCCGACCGCGCCGTGCGCTTCGCGCGTCTCGTGAACGACGCGTTCGCGACGGTGGTGCGCGAACGCTCGCCGCGCTTCGCCGCGCTGGCGACGCTTCCGCTGTGCGACCCGGCGGCCTCGGTCGCCGAGCTCACGCGCGCCGTCACGCAACTCGGCATGCCCGGCGCGATGTTGTTCAGCAACGTCAACGGCGTCGCGCTCGCCGACAAACGCTTCGAGCCGCTCTACGCCGAAGCCAACCGGCTCGGCGCGATTCTACACATCCATCCGACGGATCCGGTCGGCGTCGAAGCGATGACCGACTACTGGCTCATGCCGCTCATCGGATTCTTGGGCGATACGACGCTGGCCGCGGCGAAGCTCGTCTTCGCCGGCGTGCCCGAGCGCTACCCGAACATCAAATGGGTGCTTGGCCACCTCGGCGGGGCGATTCCATATCTGGTGGAGCGACTCGACCGCGGGTTCGAGGCTTTTCCCGATTGTCGCGCCGACATCTCGATCAAGCCGAGCGAGTATCTGCGGAACTTCTACTACGACGGTGTGAACTTCGACCCGCGCGCCGTGCGGCTCTGCGTGGACTTTGCCGGCGCGAGTCAGGTGCTCGCGGCAAGCGACTACCCGCACCAGATCGGCAGCATCCCGAAGATGAAGTCGAGTCTCGCCGCGCTCAGCGTGTCGGACGCTGAGCGCAAG
Proteins encoded in this window:
- a CDS encoding aminotransferase class V-fold PLP-dependent enzyme, whose protein sequence is MPETAVLPAYDLAAARAGIPILATTIPMNNCSQAPQTIATRAAAERYLESWSTRAMDWDAWMAEVDAAKAEFARLINASPGEIAVFSSVSEATSAVASAIDFARGRTKVVVTEAEFPTIGHVWLAQRGRGAHVEWIPVYDGRIDEREYERVVDDRTAIVSATHGYFLNGFKQDLAHLAGAAHDRGALLYVDGYQTLGTVPIDVRTLGLDFLAAGNLKFLMGIPGIAFLYVRRDLAATLEPAVTGWFGRANPFDFAVKRLDWSASASRFDTGTPPIVNAYVARAGMRIINDIGVPAIRSWLEVLGQRLIDGGRARGLELLGTDDMTHKTATTAFVVGDSHLVESKMRERGVIASARGPVIRLSPHFYSSVEDVDTALDTLASLLAAQ
- a CDS encoding amino acid permease — its product is MLSRSINQLDATALVVGIIIGASIFVQPSVITGAVPTVSGVFAVWLASGVLTLFGALIAAELASAFPRAGGVYVFLKESFSPAVGFLWGWAMFWTMHTGIIAVIATVFARYATFFFPTNDFGARAIAVGAVVILTAINYVGVKQGSVVQTTFTLLKVAAIVLIIAVAFALGPRSPLTPGVSTAGGSLTLSSVPPAIVAGLFAFGGWHMVTYAAEETRTPERTIPRALVAGVLLVTACYIALNAAYFHVLSPDRIAGSSRVAADAADAVLGRGGAALMSAIVAVSTFGALNGVILSGPRAYLAMARDGLLASWAAAIHPRFRTPHRAILLQGAWAVILVSTGTYRALFTRVVYTEWIFFALMAAGLFRLRARGTYQPAYRVWGFPAVPIIFILASGFIVAHQLVTDAANAWTGLLFVAAGLPVYLVFFRKSSLSQTPRHAD
- a CDS encoding amidohydrolase family protein codes for the protein MLIDVHNHFYPPEYLDALKAGDSAVKLTIDAEGNPCLHYPGDYNVAVRGHRDIGYRQDVLIKEGVDTQIITFTTPGTHVEPPDRAVRFARLVNDAFATVVRERSPRFAALATLPLCDPAASVAELTRAVTQLGMPGAMLFSNVNGVALADKRFEPLYAEANRLGAILHIHPTDPVGVEAMTDYWLMPLIGFLGDTTLAAAKLVFAGVPERYPNIKWVLGHLGGAIPYLVERLDRGFEAFPDCRADISIKPSEYLRNFYYDGVNFDPRAVRLCVDFAGASQVLAASDYPHQIGSIPKMKSSLAALSVSDAERKKIMGENAKALYKL